In Zea mays cultivar B73 chromosome 7, Zm-B73-REFERENCE-NAM-5.0, whole genome shotgun sequence, the following proteins share a genomic window:
- the DAO gene encoding D-amino-acid oxidase isoform X1 encodes MSAAPPRRVVICGGGVVGACTAYFLATHAASPTVPTLVERCAPACAASGKAGGFLALDWCDSTPALSRLARASFALHRRLADALGGADAYGFRPVHTLSVLLPPHPAASSSPPHPLLPPWVDPSASAAPPRELGTPDTTAQVHPGLFTKAVLAASGAEVVIGEVERVAVAWDGRVAGVVVKGRDGVLDADAVVLALGPWSGRLEVVSEVFDVSGLKAHSIVLRPREPEKVTPHCLFLSYQPEPGAKMLDPEVYPRPTGEVYICGMSKDENPPDDPATITGEPDSIAMLHKIAGKVSSQLKKEEGAEVVAEQACYLPCTADGLPVIGEIPGVKGCYVATGHSCWGILNGPATGAALAELILDGKAKIVDLEPFSPARFLKRRSRRGV; translated from the exons atgtccgccgccccgccccgccgcgTGGTCATCTGCGGCGGCGGCGTGGTGGGCGCGTGCACGGCCTACTTCCTCGCCACCCACGCCGCGTCCCCCACCGTCCCGACGCTCGTCGAGAGGTGCGCCCCGGCGTGCGCCGCCTCGGGGAAAGCCGGCGGCTTCCTGGCGCTGGACTGGTGCGACTCCACCCCGGCGCTCTCCAGGCTCGCGCGGGCCTCCTTCGCGCTGCACCGCCGCCTGGCCGACGCCCTCGGCGGCGCCGACGCCTACGGCTTCCGCCCCGTCCACACCCTCTCCGTCCTGCTCCCCCCgcaccccgccgcctcctcctcgcCGCCGCACCCGCTGCTCCCGCCCTGGGTCGACCCCTCCGCGTCCGCCGCCCCGCCGAGGGAGCTCGGGACCCCCGACACCACCGCGCAGGTCCACCCGGGCCTCTTCACCAAGGCCGTCCTCGCCGCGTCGGGAGCCGAGGTCGTCATCGGCGAGGTGGAGCGCGTCGCCGTGGCCTGGGACGGCCGCGTCGCCGGCGTCGTGGTCAAGGGGCGCGACGGCGTGCTGGACGCCGACGCCGTCGTGCTCGCGCTCGGCCCGTGGTCCGGCCGCCTCGAGGTGGTCAGCGAGGTGTTCGACGTGTCCGGGCTCAAGGCGCACAGCATCGTGCTCCGGCCgcgcgagcccgagaaggtcacgCCGCACTGCCTCTTCCTCAGCTACCAGCCGGAGCCCGGCGCCAAGATGCTCGACCCCGAGGTGTACCCGCGGCCCACCG GGGAGGtgtacatatgtgggatgagcaaGGACGAGAACCCGCCAGATGACCCAGCAACGATAACAGGCGAGCCAGACTCGATTGCAATGCTGCATAAGATCGCAGGGAAAGTGTCCAGCCAGCTGAAGAAGGAGGAGGGCGCTGAGGTGGTCGCGGAGCAGGCGTGCTACCTGCCGTGCACCGCCGACGGGCTGCCGGTCATCGGGGAGATACCAGGCGTGAAGGGGTGCTATGTGGCCACGGGCCACAGCTGCTGGGGTATCCTCAATGGTCCGGCCACCGGCGCAGCCCTCGCCGAGCTCATCCTTGACGGCAAGGCCAAGATCGTTGATCTCGAACCTTTCAGCCCGGCAAGGTTTCTCAAGAGAAGGAGCAGGCGTGGAGTCTGA
- the DAO gene encoding D-amino-acid oxidase (The RefSeq protein has 3 substitutions compared to this genomic sequence) has product MSAAPPRRVVICGGGVVGACTAYFLATHAASPTVPTLVERCALACAASGKAGGFLALDWCDSTPALSRLARASFALHRRLADALGGADAYGFRPVHTLSVLLPPHPAASSSPPHPLLPPWVDPSASAAPPRELGTPDTTAQVHPGLFTKAVLAASGAEVVIGEVERVAVAWDGRVAGVVVKGRDGVLDADAVVLALGPWSGRLEVVSEVLDVSGLKAHSIVFRPREPEKVTPHCLFLSYQPEPGAKMLDPEVYPRPTGEVYICGMSKDENPPDDPATITGEPDSIAMLHKIAGKVSSQLKKEEGAEVVAEQACYLPCTADGLPVIGEIPGVKGCYVATGHSCWGILNGPATGAALAELILDGKAKIVDLEPFSPARFLKRRSRRGV; this is encoded by the exons atgtccgccgccccgccccgccgcgTGGTCATCTGCGGCGGCGGCGTGGTGGGCGCGTGCACGGCCTACTTCCTCGCCACCCACGCCGCGTCCCCCACCGTCCCGACGCTCGTCGAGAGGTGCGCCCCGGCGTGCGCCGCCTCGGGGAAAGCCGGCGGCTTCCTGGCGCTGGACTGGTGCGACTCCACCCCGGCGCTCTCCAGGCTCGCGCGGGCCTCCTTCGCGCTGCACCGCCGCCTGGCCGACGCCCTCGGCGGCGCCGACGCCTACGGCTTCCGCCCCGTCCACACCCTCTCCGTCCTGCTCCCCCCgcaccccgccgcctcctcctcgcCGCCGCACCCGCTGCTCCCGCCCTGGGTCGACCCCTCCGCGTCCGCCGCCCCGCCGAGGGAGCTCGGGACCCCCGACACCACCGCGCAGGTCCACCCGGGCCTCTTCACCAAGGCCGTCCTCGCCGCGTCGGGAGCCGAGGTCGTCATCGGCGAGGTGGAGCGCGTCGCCGTGGCCTGGGACGGCCGCGTCGCCGGCGTCGTGGTCAAGGGGCGCGACGGCGTGCTGGACGCCGACGCCGTCGTGCTCGCGCTCGGCCCGTGGTCCGGCCGCCTCGAGGTGGTCAGCGAGGTGTTCGACGTGTCCGGGCTCAAGGCGCACAGCATCGTGCTCCGGCCgcgcgagcccgagaaggtcacgCCGCACTGCCTCTTCCTCAGCTACCAGCCGGAGCCCGGCGCCAAGATGCTCGACCCCGAGGTGTACCCGCGGCCCACCG GGGAGGtgtacatatgtgggatgagcaaGGACGAGAACCCGCCAGATGACCCAGCAACGATAACAGGCGAGCCAGACTCGATTGCAATGCTGCATAAGATCGCAGGGAAAGTGTCCAGCCAGCTGAAGAAGGAGGAGGGCGCTGAGGTGGTCGCGGAGCAGGCGTGCTACCTGCCGTGCACCGCCGACGGGCTGCCGGTCATCGGGGAGATACCAGGCGTGAAGGGGTGCTATGTGGCCACGGGCCACAGCTGCTGGGGTATCCTCAATGGTCCGGCCACCGGCGCAGCCCTCGCCGAGCTCATCCTTGACGGCAAGGCCAAGATCGTTGATCTCGAACCTTTCAGCCCGGCAAGGTTTCTCAAGAGAAGGAGCAGGCGTGGAGTCTGA
- the LOC100272318 gene encoding ribonucleoprotein, which produces MATAAAAVTATFRTLIQHAAACGAPVPLPSVRFQSLQRHRVGLRRFAPPRGRPVLPPPFAAEDFSSYVDDFSGDDGEEHFDEEEGSEPEEEAEAPRAYSSPRSRPPRGDDPGRLFVGNLPYTYTSEELAQVFSEAGRVDDAQIIYDKVTNRSRGFAFVTMATAEEAAKAIQMFDGALLGGRTARVNYPEVPRGGERRTVTMSGRRRDDGTYKIYAGNLGWGVRADTLRNVFEGRAGLLDARVIFERETGRSRGFGFVSFSTAEDAQAALESLDGVELEGRSLRLSLAEQNPPPGSPPSTAQAQQEETDSGAPAGGGTEAASSSEPSEAEVGESNLQTAANY; this is translated from the exons atggccaccgccgccgccgccgtcacgGCCACCTTCCGCACCCTGATCCAGCACGCAGCGGCTTGTGGCGCCCCCGTCCCGCTCCCCAGCGTCCGGTTCCAGAGCCTGCAGCGCCACCGCGTCGGCCTCCGCCGCTTCGCGCCACCGCGTGGGCGCCCCGTCCTACCCCCGCCCTTCGCCGCCGAGGACTTCTCTTCCTACGTAGATGATTTCTCCGGGGACGACGGCGAGGAGCACTTCGATGAGGAAGAGGGCTCTGAGCCGGAGGAGGAAGCCGAGGCCCCGCGCGCGTACTCGTCGCCACGAAGCCGCCCGCCGCGCGGCGACGACCCCGGCCGTCTCTTCGTCGGCAACCTTCCCTACACCTATACCTCCGAGGAGCTCGCCCAGGTGTTCTCTGAGGCCGGCAGGGTCGACGACGCGCAG ATAATCTACGACAAGGTCACCAACAGGAGCCGGGGCTTCGCCTTCGTCACCATGGCCACCGCCGAGGAGGCCGCCAAGGCCATCCAGATGTTCGATGGCGCC CTGCTGGGAGGGAGGACGGCTAGGGTGAACTACCCGGAGGTGCCGCGTGGCGGGGAGAGGAGAACAGTCACCATGAGTGGCCGCAGGCGTGACGATGGCACTTACAAGATTTATGCcggcaacctggggtggggggtgCGTGCCGACACGTTGAGGAACGTGTTCGAGGGTAGGGCCGGCTTGCTCGACGCCAGGGTCATCTTTGAGCGTGAGACTGGTCGCTCCAGAGGGTTTGGGTTCGTCTCCTTCAGCACCGCAGAGGATGCACAGGCTGCATTGGAGTCTTTGGATGGAGTG GAGCTGGAAGGGAGGTCGCTTCGTCTTAGTCTGGCAGAACAGAACCCGCCACCTGGTTCCCCGCCTAGCACTGCGCAGGCACAGCAGGAAGAAACGGATTCAGGCGCACCTGCTGGTGGGGGTACGGAGGCAGCCAGTTCTTCAGAACCATCTGAAGCAGAGGTGGGCGAGAGCAACTTGCAAACAGCTGCAAATTATTGA